The Procambarus clarkii isolate CNS0578487 chromosome 37, FALCON_Pclarkii_2.0, whole genome shotgun sequence nucleotide sequence CAAGGATAGGCCTAAGGTCAGCATTTCTCTTTGGCTGGATCTGTCGGTAGACATACAAACTGTACTGTCATAAACTTTATTGACGTAGGTGATGTCACATActgtgcacacacacagtgtaaaaCATGTTTTATCTCTTACGTtcattaggttaatttaggcaaGATAGGGTAGATTTGGTTAGGCTAAGGTAGGCTAGATTGAGTTTATTATAGAGTAATAATGACATAGAGCTAATATTTTTGTCTGATtttagaccccctcccccccccttgccccTTTCAGACCTGTTGCAAACACTGATCCTCTTTAATCTCATTGATCATGATCTCTGTATTGCCACTTTAGCTGTTTAACCCATTCATTTTCTTCTGCAGCTGGGTTTGCGCTCCTGCCATTCATGTGGGCCATCAATGCGATGTGGTTTTTTAAAGAAGCTTTCTGGACTCCTCCCTACCCAGAGCAGAAGCAAATACGCAAATGTGAGTAcattaatatatacagtatatatatatttcatacctaatagccagaacacatttCTTGGCTATTTGTCATGCAAGGCCAATTTGTCTAATAGGCAGTCATTtttgttatttaaaaaaaaatccaattggtttatttgaattaatattattatattatattaagaacatgaattactgacttagttatgttagattgagatagggaaggttaggtttggtcatatttctacgttatttttaactcgaattaaaaaaaaatgaactcataAATAATGCAATGGAAAGGTTAtggtttatataaaatatatatatatatatatatatatatatatatatatatatatatatatatatatatatatatatatatatatatatatatatatatatatatatataatatggattATTTTTGTATAATGTGTACTCTATATGATACtactgtatttttttttactgtggtgCATAACAGATGTGTACAGTATTCTTTCTTCCTGTAGAGGGAACAGTatataaaaagagagagagaacacggggGTAAAGTTGCCAGTCTCCAGACAGCTAGCAGTCTTTGGATGTCTGCACCCCAAAAAAAAATGTATAGAACCTGCACCCATGCATAGAACGAGACCAGATAAATGTCTAAAACTTGTCGGGTATGGTCTAAAATCATACTGAAACAAGAAAAGAATCCTATAGaaacattaaaatatattttataacatTAATATTTCTATGATTCAATAACAGTTTTTCTGAAAATCATAAGCAAGTAATTTTGTTAATCTTCAGATTTAAGTGGGTTATgcagtattttatttattttgttatattttgtaGTCAGCTTGATGTATGAGTCAAAGCGGCAGGATGACGCGAGGGGTAGCCATCTAGTAAGAGGCATTATTGTGCAATAAAAGGTGTCTGGGACCTTTCCTGACATTTGCTCCATTTCCTGATCTCTGACCACCAAACCAAGAACAGCATTGTACAATATTTCCCCACAAACTGTAAATTCCACTGACACTTGCCCCACATAGCACCCTACTTTGCCTATTAATATCAGACCTAACAGTCAGTGGTGTTTGAGAAATGAGTCATTGAATGAGGGTATCTGGTGTGAGTCTCTGGACAAATGACATTGAAGCAAAAAAATAAAGTGGCTACTAAAAATGTGCTGACAGACCTTACTATCATGGCCTTTAATATGGAAGCCTAATGCTCTGCATGTTCTTGAGAAATGAGCCGGTAAACATTCAGATGCCTGGCACGTATCTCCAATATTCCGGAGTACTAGTCTCTGGACTCTCACAGGTCCAACCATTCTGGAACCAGGTCTGTTATTCTGGGAGTGTTGCCTAATAGGGTGGAAGCCAAAGGAGTTGTAATGTAGTCCTAATATACATGGTTATACTGGCTAAATTTCCTTGCAAATGGGGGATCTGTCTCACCGTCTGGTTACCCACACTGCGGcaattcattacattcaactctggaaTTTTGCATTGTGTGTCAGTAGAAATTCTACTTAATATTGAAGATACTGTAATTTAAAGTCTTGTGCTTCGTTCTCAACTTACAACGGGTATTCTGGATTCAAATCCCAGGAGggaaagaaatggttgggcacataccCTTTCACTTGATGCCTCTGTACACATACTCGTAAaagggtacccaggagttaggcaacagtTGTGGGGTTGcaccctggggagggtcagtggtTCAACCTTGGGGGGTTATctttcttgaagttatcttgagatgatttcggggctttagtgtccccgcggcccggtccttgaccaggcctccacccccaggaagcagcccgtggcagctgactaacacccaagtacctattttactgctaggtaacaggggcatagggtgaaagaaactctgcccattgtttctcgacggcacccgggatcgaacccgggaccacagaatcacaagtccagtgtgctgtccgctcggccgaccggctccccggtcgggGGGACCAcaatacaagcctaaagtataaTAAACACAGGTTTCCTGTCCCAAACAAAACTaataacaaattaaattaaattaattaaaaattgTTAATGGCATGTATAAAGTTTGTATAGATTTTATATTTACACACATCAGCTGGTCAGCCACTTGTATGTTATTATTGTTGTGGCAGCTCATAAGCTTAACCAAGAAGTAATCAGTAGTATTTCAAACTTGTTCATTTGCTCAGCCTAAACTATTTGTAGCATTTAGATATGGAATTTTCTCCTGGTGAGCCCCTCCTGTCAGCGCTGTAATTAGTAACTTGTCTCGCACAGTGGGCATGCACACTCAACTCTCCCACCTCACACTATTGTACCCTAACACTCAGCTGTCTCTGCACTCAATTCTTCCCTACACTCAAGCTCTCCCAAATACTCAATTGTCTTCCAATATTCAAGTGTCCCTCTACACTCTACTGTACACATATACTCGGTTCTCCCTGCATGGTTCTTCCCTACAGTATACTTACTGCAATAGGTACCCCTGCCATAATAATGTAATAACAATTAAAAGTTATATTAATAGTACCAGATAATGTTAAGATTATGCTAATGCTGAttatggtaataataataattacaactcTATAAGCACTTGTATTAAGAGGCTAAGACTGCAAACAGGTTTTTGTATTTATTGGTATTCTGTTAACAGATGTGATCATATCAGCGGTGGGTGCGTTGGTGTGGCTGGTAGGACTCATCAGTTGGGTAGTGGTGTTCCAACAGAACCGCAGTGCGTGGGGA carries:
- the pen-2 gene encoding gamma-secretase subunit pen-2 isoform X2 — protein: MSLAKMPNERKLTLCRKYYMAGFALLPFMWAINAMWFFKEAFWTPPYPEQKQIRKYVIISAVGALVWLVGLISWVVVFQQNRSAWGATADYMSFIIPKGVP